The following are encoded in a window of Citrobacter freundii genomic DNA:
- the pabA gene encoding aminodeoxychorismate synthase component 2, producing MILLIDNYDSFTWNLYQYFCELGAEVLVRRNDELTLAQIDALSPQKIVISPGPCTPDDAGISLDVIRHYAGITPMLGVCLGHQAMAQAFGASVVRAAKVMHGKTSPITHTGQGVFQGLANPLTVTRYHSLVVAPETLPACFEVTAWSETQEIMGIRHREWDLEGVQFHPESILSEQGHQLLANFLNR from the coding sequence ATGATCCTGCTTATCGATAACTACGATTCTTTTACCTGGAACCTGTATCAATATTTCTGCGAACTGGGCGCAGAGGTCCTTGTCAGGCGCAACGACGAGCTGACGCTGGCGCAAATTGATGCGTTAAGTCCGCAAAAAATCGTTATTTCCCCCGGTCCCTGCACGCCGGATGATGCCGGGATTTCGCTGGATGTCATCCGTCACTATGCGGGAATAACCCCGATGCTGGGCGTCTGTCTGGGCCACCAGGCGATGGCGCAGGCGTTTGGTGCCAGCGTCGTGCGGGCGGCGAAAGTCATGCACGGTAAGACCTCCCCGATTACGCATACCGGGCAGGGCGTTTTTCAGGGGCTGGCGAACCCGCTAACGGTGACGCGCTACCACTCTCTGGTGGTTGCACCTGAGACGCTGCCGGCCTGCTTTGAGGTAACGGCCTGGAGTGAAACGCAGGAGATTATGGGCATTCGCCACCGCGAGTGGGATTTGGAAGGCGTGCAGTTTCACCCGGAGAGTATCCTCAGCGAGCAGGGGCATCAGCTGCTGGCTAATTTCCTCAATCGGTGA
- the argD gene encoding bifunctional acetylornithine/succinyldiaminopimelate transaminase, with translation MATEQTAITRATFDEVILPIYAPAEFIPVKGKGSRVWDQQGKEYVDFAGGIAVTALGHCHPALVETLKTQGETLWHTSNVFTNEPALRLGRKIIDATFAERVLFMNSGTEANETAFKLARHYACVRHSPFKTKIIAFHNAFHGRSLFTVSVGGQPKYSDGFGPKPADIIHVPFNDLHAVKAVMDDHTCAVVVEPIQGEGGVMAATPEFLQGLRELCDQHQALLVFDEVQCGMGRTGDLFAYMHYGVTPDILTSAKALGGGFPVSAMLTTQEIASAFHVGSHGSTYGGNPLACAVAETAFDIINTPDVLDGIQVKRQAFVAHLQKIDAQYDIFSDIRGMGLLIGAELKPQFKGRARDFLYAAAHEGVMVLNAGPDVMRFAPSLVVEEADIDEGMQRFAQAVAKVIG, from the coding sequence ATGGCAACTGAACAAACTGCAATTACGCGCGCGACATTCGATGAAGTGATTCTGCCGATTTATGCACCGGCAGAGTTTATTCCGGTCAAAGGGAAAGGAAGTCGAGTCTGGGATCAACAGGGTAAAGAGTATGTTGATTTCGCGGGTGGTATTGCAGTTACCGCGTTAGGGCATTGCCATCCGGCCCTGGTCGAAACGTTAAAAACGCAGGGCGAAACCCTGTGGCACACCAGTAACGTTTTCACCAATGAGCCTGCACTGCGCTTAGGCCGCAAAATCATTGATGCGACCTTTGCTGAACGCGTGCTGTTCATGAACTCTGGCACTGAAGCCAACGAAACCGCCTTTAAGCTGGCACGCCATTATGCCTGCGTCCGCCATAGTCCGTTCAAAACCAAAATTATCGCCTTCCATAATGCGTTTCATGGCCGCTCGCTGTTTACCGTTTCCGTCGGTGGGCAGCCAAAATATTCTGACGGCTTTGGGCCAAAACCGGCGGACATTATCCATGTACCGTTTAACGACCTGCATGCGGTAAAAGCGGTGATGGACGATCACACCTGCGCGGTGGTGGTTGAGCCGATTCAGGGCGAAGGGGGGGTTATGGCCGCCACGCCGGAATTCCTGCAGGGCCTGCGCGAACTGTGCGATCAGCATCAGGCATTGCTGGTGTTTGATGAAGTGCAGTGCGGTATGGGGCGTACCGGCGACCTGTTTGCCTATATGCACTACGGCGTGACGCCGGATATCCTGACCAGCGCCAAAGCCCTCGGCGGCGGTTTCCCGGTGAGCGCGATGTTGACCACTCAGGAAATCGCTTCTGCGTTCCATGTCGGTTCGCACGGTTCAACCTACGGCGGTAACCCGCTGGCCTGTGCGGTTGCAGAGACGGCGTTCGATATTATCAACACGCCGGACGTGCTGGACGGTATTCAGGTCAAACGTCAGGCATTTGTTGCGCATTTACAGAAAATAGATGCTCAGTATGACATTTTTAGCGATATTCGCGGTATGGGACTGCTGATTGGCGCGGAGCTGAAACCGCAGTTCAAAGGTCGGGCGCGTGATTTCCTCTACGCCGCTGCTCATGAAGGCGTTATGGTACTGAACGCGGGGCCGGATGTGATGCGTTTTGCGCCATCGCTGGTGGTGGAAGAGGCGGATATCGATGAAGGGATGCAGCGCTTTGCGCAGGCGGTAGCGAAAGTTATTGGTTGA
- a CDS encoding YccS/YhfK family putative transporter, producing the protein MWRRLIYHPEINYALRQTLVLCLPVAVGLIIGQLHLGLLFSLVPACCNIAGLDTPHKRFFKRLVIGASLFAGCSLIMQLLLAESIALPLILTGLTLVLGVTAELSPLHARLLPASLIAAIFTLSLAGNMPVWEPLLIYALGTLWYGAFNWFWFWLWREQPLRESLSLLYRELADYCEAKYSLLTQHVDPEKALPPLLVRQQKAVDLITQCYQQMHMLSAHHNNEYKRLLRAFQEALDLQEHISVSLHQPEEVQKLVERSHAEQVIRWNARTVADRLRVLADDILYHRLPTRFSMEKQIGTLEKIANQHPENPVGQFCYWHFSRIARVLRTQRPLYARDLMADKQRRLPLLPALKNYLSLKSPALRNAGRISVMLSIASLMGSALHLPKPYWILMTVLFVTQNGYGATRVRILHRSLGTLVGLVIAGVTLHFHIPEGFTLAAMLVITLVSYLIMRKNYGWATVGFTVTAVYTLQLLTLNGEQFIVPRFVDTVLGCLIAFGGTLWLWPQWQSGLLRKNAHDALEADQEAIRLILSNDPQATPLAYQRMRVNQAHNTLFNSLNQAMQEPGFNSHYLADMKLWVTHSQFIVEHINAMTTLAREHTMLTPDLAQRYLQSCEIAIQRCQQRLEYDGPGSSGDVNILESSEMLSHGPLSTLEQHLQRILGHLNTMHTISSVAWRQRPHHGIWLSRRLRDMKG; encoded by the coding sequence ATGTGGCGAAGACTGATTTATCACCCCGAGATCAACTACGCACTACGACAAACGCTGGTGCTGTGTTTACCCGTGGCTGTCGGTCTTATCATCGGTCAGCTTCATCTGGGACTGCTGTTCTCCCTCGTCCCCGCCTGCTGCAACATTGCCGGTCTTGATACCCCGCATAAGCGATTTTTTAAACGCTTAGTTATTGGCGCGTCACTGTTTGCCGGATGTAGCCTGATCATGCAGCTATTGCTGGCAGAAAGCATTGCGCTCCCGCTGATTCTTACCGGCCTGACGCTGGTTCTCGGCGTGACCGCCGAGTTAAGCCCGCTGCATGCACGACTGCTGCCCGCCTCGCTGATTGCCGCTATTTTCACGCTAAGCCTGGCTGGCAACATGCCGGTCTGGGAACCGCTACTGATCTATGCGCTAGGTACGTTGTGGTACGGCGCGTTCAACTGGTTCTGGTTTTGGCTGTGGCGTGAGCAGCCGCTGCGCGAATCGCTCAGCCTGTTATATCGCGAACTGGCCGATTACTGTGAAGCAAAATACAGCCTGCTAACCCAGCACGTCGATCCCGAAAAAGCGCTGCCCCCGCTGCTGGTTCGCCAGCAAAAAGCGGTGGATCTGATCACCCAGTGCTATCAGCAAATGCATATGCTGTCGGCACATCACAACAACGAGTACAAACGCCTGCTACGGGCCTTTCAGGAGGCGCTGGATTTGCAGGAGCATATTTCCGTCAGCCTGCATCAACCAGAAGAGGTGCAGAAGCTGGTCGAACGCAGTCATGCAGAACAGGTGATTCGCTGGAATGCGCGCACCGTCGCCGACCGGTTACGCGTGCTGGCAGATGACATTCTGTATCACCGCTTGCCGACACGCTTTTCGATGGAAAAACAGATTGGCACGCTGGAGAAAATTGCCAACCAGCACCCGGAAAACCCGGTCGGGCAGTTTTGCTACTGGCACTTTAGCCGCATTGCCCGCGTGCTACGCACCCAGCGTCCGCTGTATGCCCGAGATTTAATGGCCGACAAACAGCGCCGCCTGCCGTTACTCCCGGCCCTGAAAAACTATCTGTCGCTGAAATCTCCCGCGTTGCGTAATGCCGGGCGTATCAGCGTCATGCTGAGCATCGCCAGCCTGATGGGCAGCGCCTTACACCTGCCCAAACCTTATTGGATCCTGATGACGGTCCTGTTCGTCACGCAAAATGGCTACGGTGCCACGCGGGTACGCATTCTGCATCGTTCGCTGGGTACGCTTGTCGGGCTGGTGATTGCCGGCGTCACGCTGCACTTTCATATTCCGGAAGGGTTTACGCTGGCTGCCATGCTGGTCATCACCCTCGTCAGCTATCTGATCATGCGCAAAAACTACGGCTGGGCCACCGTCGGGTTTACGGTTACGGCGGTGTATACCCTGCAGTTGCTGACGCTGAACGGAGAACAGTTTATTGTGCCGCGCTTTGTCGATACGGTGCTGGGCTGTTTGATTGCCTTTGGCGGCACGCTCTGGCTGTGGCCACAGTGGCAAAGCGGCCTGCTGCGCAAAAACGCCCACGATGCGCTGGAAGCCGACCAGGAAGCCATTCGCCTGATCCTCAGCAACGATCCACAGGCCACACCGCTAGCGTATCAGCGTATGCGGGTCAACCAGGCGCATAACACGCTGTTTAACTCACTGAACCAGGCAATGCAGGAGCCGGGATTCAACTCGCACTATCTGGCCGATATGAAACTGTGGGTCACACACAGCCAGTTCATCGTCGAACATATTAACGCGATGACCACGCTGGCCCGGGAACACACTATGTTGACGCCGGATTTGGCGCAGCGGTATCTGCAGTCCTGTGAAATTGCGATTCAGCGTTGTCAGCAGCGGCTGGAATATGACGGGCCGGGGAGCTCCGGTGATGTGAATATTCTCGAGTCGTCGGAGATGCTGTCCCACGGTCCATTAAGTACCCTGGAGCAGCATCTGCAACGTATACTGGGGCATCTGAATACCATGCACACCATTTCGTCGGTGGCATGGCGTCAACGCCCGCACCACGGTATCTGGCTGAGCCGCCGGTTGCGGGATATGAAAGGTTAA
- the crp gene encoding cAMP-activated global transcriptional regulator CRP, protein MVLGKPQTDPTLEWFLSHCHIHKYPSKSTLIHQGEKAETLYYIVKGSVAVLIKDEEGKEMILSYLNQGDFIGELGLFEEGQERSAWVRAKTACEVAEISYKKFRQLIQVNPDILMRLSSQMARRLQVTSEKVGNLAFLDVTGRIAQTLLNLAKQPDAMTHPDGMQIKITRQEIGQIVGCSRETVGRILKMLEDQNLISAHGKTIVVYGTR, encoded by the coding sequence ATGGTGCTTGGCAAACCGCAAACAGACCCGACTCTCGAATGGTTCTTGTCTCATTGCCATATTCATAAGTACCCATCGAAGAGCACGCTGATTCACCAGGGTGAAAAAGCGGAAACGTTGTATTACATCGTTAAAGGCTCAGTGGCAGTGCTGATCAAAGATGAAGAAGGGAAAGAAATGATCCTCTCTTATCTGAATCAGGGCGATTTCATTGGTGAATTAGGCCTGTTTGAAGAAGGCCAGGAACGTAGCGCCTGGGTACGTGCCAAAACCGCATGTGAAGTTGCTGAAATTTCATACAAAAAATTTCGTCAATTAATCCAGGTTAACCCGGATATTCTGATGCGCCTGTCTTCTCAGATGGCTCGTCGCCTGCAGGTAACGTCCGAAAAAGTAGGCAACCTGGCCTTCCTGGATGTCACCGGTCGTATCGCCCAGACCCTGTTGAACCTGGCGAAACAACCTGACGCGATGACCCACCCGGACGGCATGCAGATCAAAATCACCCGTCAGGAAATTGGCCAGATCGTTGGCTGCTCCCGTGAAACCGTTGGTCGTATCCTGAAAATGCTGGAAGATCAGAACCTGATCTCCGCGCACGGTAAGACCATCGTCGTCTACGGCACGCGTTAA
- a CDS encoding OsmC family protein — translation MQARVKWVEGLTFLGESASGHQILMDGNSGDKAPSPMEMVLMAAGGCSAIDVVSILQKGRQDVTNCEVKLTSERREEAPRLFTHINLHFIVTGNDLKDASVSRAVDLSAEKYCSVALMLEKAVNITHSYEVIAA, via the coding sequence ATGCAAGCGCGTGTAAAGTGGGTTGAGGGGTTAACCTTCCTCGGTGAGTCCGCCTCAGGCCACCAAATCTTGATGGACGGTAACTCCGGTGATAAAGCGCCGAGCCCGATGGAAATGGTACTCATGGCTGCGGGTGGCTGTAGCGCCATTGATGTGGTGTCGATCCTGCAAAAGGGTCGTCAGGATGTGACCAACTGCGAAGTGAAGCTCACTTCCGAGCGTCGTGAAGAAGCGCCGCGTCTGTTTACCCATATTAATCTGCATTTCATCGTTACCGGCAACGATCTGAAAGACGCTTCGGTGTCTCGCGCCGTCGATCTCTCCGCGGAAAAATACTGCTCCGTGGCGCTGATGCTGGAAAAAGCGGTGAATATTACCCATTCCTATGAAGTGATTGCCGCGTAA